A genomic window from Etheostoma spectabile isolate EspeVRDwgs_2016 chromosome 13, UIUC_Espe_1.0, whole genome shotgun sequence includes:
- the ubl3a gene encoding ubiquitin-like protein 3a: protein MTGSTPADMINLRLILVSGKTKEFFFSPNESAADIAKHVYDNWPMDWEEEQVSSPNILRLIYQGRFLHGNVTLGALKLPLGKTTVMHLVARETLPEPNSQGQRNREKTGESNCCVIL from the exons ATAAACCTGCGGCTTATTTTAGTCAGCGGAAAGACAAAAGaattcttcttctctcccaATGAATCAGCGGCGGACATTGCCAAACACGTCTATGACAACTGGCCGATGG ACTGGGAGGAAGAGCAGGTCAGCAGTCCTAACATCCTGAGGCTGATCTACCAGGGCCGGTTTCTACATGGCAACGTAACACTAGGAG CTCTCAAACTGCCCTTGGGGAAGACCACAGTGATGCATTTAGTTGCCAGAGAGACTTTGCCTGAGCCAAATTCCCAAG gtcagAGGAATAGAGAGAAGACTGGGGAGAGTAACTGCTGTGTCATTCTGTAA